A region of Neovison vison isolate M4711 chromosome 7, ASM_NN_V1, whole genome shotgun sequence DNA encodes the following proteins:
- the SERTAD1 gene encoding SERTA domain-containing protein 1, protein MMLSKGLKRKREEEQEKETLAVDTWWLDPSLPAVAQAPPPATSSSLFDLSVLKLHHSLRQSEPDLRHLVLVVNTLRRVQASMAPEPTLPPMPSPSAAPCVADSLLASSDAALSASMASLLEDLSHIEGLSQAPQPLVDEGLPGRPAGGSPPSLGALDLLGPATGCLLDDELEGLFEDIDTSMYDSELWAPASEALKPGPEDGPGKEEALELDEAELDYLLDVLVGTQALERPPGPGR, encoded by the coding sequence aTGATGCTGAGCAAAGGTCTGAAGCGCAagcgggaggaggagcaggagaaggaaaccCTGGCAGTGGACACCTGGTGGCTGGATCCCAGCCTCCCTGCAGTGGCCCAggcccccccacccgccacctCCAGTTCCCTCTTTGACCTTTCAGTGCTCAAGCTCCATCACAGCCTGCGGCAGAGCGAGCCAGACCTGCGGCACCTGGTTCTGGTAGTGAACACGCTGCGGCGCGTCCAGGCATCCATGGCCCCTGAGCCGACCCTGCCACCCATGCCCAGCCCCTCTGCGGCCCCTTGTGTGGCTGACAGCCTGCTGGCCAGCTCCGACGCCGCCCTCTCGGCCTCCATGGCCAGCCTGCTGGAGGACCTCAGCCATATCGAGGGCCTGAGCCAGGCCCCCCAGCCCTTAGTGGACGAGGGGCTCCCAGGCCGCCCCGCCGGGGGATCCCCACCCAGCCTGGGTGCCTTGGACCTGCTGGGCCCGGCCACTGGCTGTCTGCTGGACGATGAGCTTGAGGGCCTGTTTGAGGACATTGACACCTCTATGTATGACAGTGAACTTTGGGCACCAGCCTCCGAGGCCCTCAAACCTGGCCCTGAGGATGGACCTGGCAAGGAGGAGGCTCTGGAGCTGGATGAGGCCGAGTTGGACTACCTCCTGGATGTGTTGGTGGGCACACAGGCCCTGGAGCGGCCGCCGGGTCCGGGGCGCTGA
- the SERTAD3 gene encoding SERTA domain-containing protein 3, with protein sequence MFQDLVTANLAAKGTMVGGLKRKHSDLEEEEEVEKWDWGPAGLRSYQQALLRISLDKVQRSLGPRAPSLRRHVLIHNTLQQLQAALCLAPAPTLPPEPLFLGEEDFSLSATIGSILRELETSMDETEPPQNPVAPPGPQNEVLPQPDPVFLEALSSRYLGDSGLDDFFLDIDTSAVEKEPALAPPEPPHNLFCAPGSWEWNELDHIMEIILGS encoded by the exons ATGTTCCAGGACTTGGTCACTGCGAACCTGGCAGCtaag GGCACCATGGTAGGAGGCTTGAAGAGGAAACACTCGGatttggaggaggaagaggaggttgAGAAGTGGGACTGGGGTCCAGCAGGACTGCGGAGCTACCAGCAAGCCCTGCTTCGAATCTCCTTAGACAAAGTCCAACGAAGCCTGGGCCCCCGAGCCCCGAGCCTACGCAGGCATGTCCTCATACACAATACCCTCCAGCAGCTCCAGGCTGCCCTTTGCCTGGCTCCAGCACCCACCCTGCCCCCTGAGCCCCTCTTCCTGGGCGAGGAGGACTTCTCCCTGTCAGCCACCATCGGTTCTATTCTCAGGGAACTGGAGACATCCATGGACGAGACGGAGCCCCCTCAGAATCCAGTGGCTCCCCCAGGTCCCCAGAATGAAGTGCTGCCCCAGCCCGATCCAGTCTTCTTAGAAGCTCTGAGCTCCCGGTACTTGGGGGACTCTGGTCTGGATGACTTCTTTCTGGACATTGACACATCAGCTGTGGAGAAGGAACCTGCCCTGGCACCCCCGGAGCCTCCTCACAACCTCTTCTgtgccccagggtcctgggagtggaATGAACTAGATCACATTATGGAAATCATTCTGGGATCCTAA